CTACCGGCCCTTCGAGCTCGCGATGACCCCCGTGCGCAAGACGGTGCCGATCTACGTTGCCGCGCTGAAACAGAAGAGCATCGAGAGCATCGGTGAGCTGGCGGACGGCTGGATCCCGACGTTTTGGCCTTACCAGGAGTTCAAGACCGGCATGCAATGGATCGAGAACGGCGCCAAGAAGGCCGGTCGCGATCCGAAAGAGATCACCGTCGCGCCCTTCACTACCGTGATCCCAACCGGCGGTGAGATGGCGAAGGCCCAAGCCAAGCAGATCATCAGCTTCTACATCGGCGGCATGGGCGACTACTACAAGGAGCTCCTGAGCGGCTTCGGCTTCAAGGACGAGTGCGAGAAGGTCGACAGCCTCTACAAGGACAAGGCGACTCGCAGCCAAGCGGCAGACGCCGTGACCGACGCGATGATCGACGCGCTCGCGGTGACCGGCGACCCCAAGGAGTGCGTCGCTGAGCTGCGCCGCCGCCGCGAGTTTGGCATCGGACTGCCGATCTTGAACCTGCCCAACGGCATGCCCTTCGAGATGGTCGAAATGTTCATTCGCGCCATGGCGCCGAACCAGTAGCCGCATCATCGAGCCTCGAGCGCGAAAGGCGTCAATTCATGCAGCTCGCCCCCAAGCAGCGTCGTTCGCTCTTCGCGGACATTCAGCACCGCCCAAGCCATCGCCTAAGGCACCGCGTCGCCACGGGCGATGGCTGGCACATCGCGCTCTACGAATATTCCCCAGGGAAAAATGTCGCCAAGAGCGATTTGCCCCCTGTCGTGCTCTGCCACGGCGCGTTCAGTCGCTTTCACATCTACGACTGGGGCGGGGGTGGGGGACTGGCACCGTACCTCGCCGGGCTAGGCCGCCGGGTGTTCGCCGTGGAGCTGCGCGGCCGGGGAGACTCCCTCCCCCGCTCTCCTCGCGGTCGTAAGCGCCAGTACAAGCAAGGCTGGACCATCGACGATCTCTTGAACCACGACGTGCCCGCCACCCTCGACTTCGTCACCCGCCACACCGGCGCAGGTCAAGTCGACTGGGTCGGGCATTCGATGGGCGGCATGTTGATGCTGGCGCACCTGAGCCAGGCAGAAGACCCGCGGGTGCGCCGTGTGGTGACCGTGGGCTCCGCTGACTTTCGATTCCTTGGGGAAAATGACAAGGCCGGCAGCCACGACCCCCGTAAGGGCGAGCGCCGCCGCGTCGATTTGGCTCAACTGATGAGCCCGATCACCCGGCGCTTGCCCGTGATCCCAGCGCGCCCCTTCATGCGCGGCCTGGCAGTGGCAGCGCCCTGGGTGCCCGCAAAGTACAAGGCAACGGCGTACCACGCACCGAACGTCGAGCGCGGCCTCGAGCGGCGCTACCTGTGGCACGGGTTCACCAACGTGTCGTCACGGAAGTTCCGCGAGTTCATTCGGCTGCCCGATCCCGAAGGCCTGTCGCGCTATCAACACCCGACGCTGTTCATCGCGGGGGAGCGCGACCTCCTGGTACCGCCACGCCTGGTTCAGCGCACGTTCGAACGCGCTGGCTCCGCGGACAAGCGCTACCTCTTGTTCTCGAAGGACCAGGGTCACAGCGCCGACTACGGCCACGGCGACTTGCTGATCGGCAAGCAGGCTCCACAAGAGGTGTTCCCACACATCGCGCAGTTTCTGTCCCAAGAAGCGGGAGCCGTCTCCAGGCGTGAGGGCACGGCGCCAACTCACGAGGTGCGCTCGTTTCCGTTGCCCCACGGTATCACCTTGGTGGGCGACGCCTACGGCGACCAGCGCGCGTACAAAGCAGGCAAGGCGCCTGGAGTATTGCTGCTTCACGGTGGCGGTCAGACTCGCCACGCCTGGGGAGGCAGCGCGGAGGCGCTGGCGCGCGCCGGATTCTACGCCATCGCCCTCGACCTGCGCGGCCACGGGGACAGCTCCTTCGCTCCGAACGGCGAGTACCACACTGATCACTTCGTCCAAGATCTGCGCGCGCTGCTCGAGCTCTTGCCCCATAGGCCAGCCCTCGTCGGCGCCTCCCTCGGCGGCATCACGTCTTTGGCAACGCAGGACTTGGAGGCCGCTCAAGGCGCAGACGCTTGCAGCGCCATTGTGCTCGTGGACATCACGCCCAAGATGGAAGTCGACGGCATCCGTCGCATCCTCGAGTTCATGGACGCGCGCCCTGACGGCTTCGCCGATCTGGAAGAAGCCGCAGACTTCATCGCGGAGTTCCTGCCCCACAGAAAGCGCCCGAGTAACCTGAACGGCCTGAAAAAGAACCTACGCCAGCACCCCGACGGCCGCTGGCGCTGGCACTGGGACCCGAAGCTGATGCGCACCTGGGACCCGAACAGCTTCGACCCGACGGAGGGCCCTAAGATCCACGCGGAAAGGCTCGCCCAGGCCCGCCGCCTGAAGGTCCCCACCTTGCTCATCCGCGGCAAGCAGAGCGACGTGGTCAGCGAAGCCGGCGCTCGGGAGTTCCTCGAAGCCTGCCCCCACGCCGAGTTCGTCGACCTCACCGGCGCGACCCACATGGTCGCCGGCGATGTGAACGACCACTTCAGCAGCGCAGTGGTCGACTTCTTGAACCGCGCAACCCGGCGGGCATGAGCGACTGGTTACGCGACACGCGGGCCCTCCTCGCACACCTTTCAGAGTCCTTGCTCGGCTATCCTCCGGGATTGAATGAGGTGCTGGAGCCGGAGCACCAGGAAGCGGACGATCTCACAGCAATCTACAGTCGGTGCGGTGGAGCGAGCTTGCCCGATGTGTGGAATGGCTACTTCATCGATACGCCGGCGCGAGCTCGCACTGCGTCAGCGAGGGCGGAACCGCTGAGCATCGACGGAGAGCGGGCGATTTCAGTGTTCGGCAGTGACGGCGGCGGCGGCCGCTTCGCCATCGCACGGGACACGGGCGCAGTGCTCTACCTGCCGTCAGGCGGCGCGGTTTCTAAGTCTACGTACTGGCAAGACGAGAGGAACGAAGTGCGCGAGGTCGCGTCATCAGGCAACGAATTCCTCGACCGTCTTCAGCGAGACATCGAGGCGTTCATCAAGGGCGATAGCGATCACAAGTACCTCTAGCGCGAGCAATCGCCCGCACCGGCGCTACGCACGTGAGCTATACTACCTGACACTGCTAACCGATGCGCTCTCCGAGCAGGAACTCCTAGAAGCGCTGAGCGAGGCACCGCCCGAGGCAAAGGAAGCGATCATGTCATTGGCAGAACAATGGATGGCCAGAGGCCGGGCGGAGGGCGAAGCCAGAGGCCGAGCGGAAGGCGAGCGCCGGGTGCTGGAGCGCCAGCTGCGGCGCAAGTTCGGTGATGCCGCCGTGGATGAGTCGGTTTTGAATCGCCTCGCGGCAGCGGTGGAGGCGCAGTTGGTCGAATGGACTGAGCGCGTCCTCGACGCCGAGTCGCTGGATGCTGTCTTTCGCTGACTCGGCGCTTTTCCTCACGGTATTTCTCCAGGCATCGCTCTTGCTCGTGATTGGTGGCTGTACACCTCACGACGAGCGAGCGGAGAAGATCCTCGACTGCAATCTGATTGGGTAGCTGCGCTAGCCGTACCGCTTTGCGATCGCCGTGAGGTTCAAGCCGCCGAGTCCCGCATCACTTGCCGCACGGAACACCTCGTGGGCCTGGGCGGTCAACGGTGCGTCCCCAGCTTGGCTTGAAGCATAGCCCAGGTCCTTCGCGACCAGGTCGATGGGGAACATGGGGTCGAAGGCGGCGGCCAGCATGCCGCGCAGCGCGCCGAGGGCTGCGGGGCTGAGGACGGGCAGGCGCTCGAGGGCGGCTTGTATTGGGGGGGAGAGGAGCGGCGCTCGGTCGCTTGCGGTGCTGTGAGGCGGGGCAAGGGTCGGTAGCAGTTCGGCCAGAGTGGCGACTTGGATGGCGAAGAGGGCGTTCGCGACCAGCTTCAGCCGCGCGCCTGCACCTGGTTGTCCTAGTGGATAGTGGGCGCTGCCGCAGACTTCGAAAATAGGCTCCGCGCGACTCAGACTCGTGCCCTCACCCCCAACCAAGAAGATCAATTGGCCGGCTTCGGCTTGGGGTCGGGAGCCGAGCACCGGGGCATCCAGGAAGGCTCCGCCGGCGCCCTCAACGGCGGCGCCGAGCTCGAGCGCCCAGTCGGGGGTGACCGTGCTGCACTCGAGCACCAGCGTATCCTTGCGGATCGACTCCAGCGCGCCGTGCTCTGAGTCGAGCCACAGCTCGCGCGAGGCAGCGTCGTCGCGCACCATCGAGAGCACGATGTCCGCTTCGGCGACCGCTTGGCGCGCGTCGGAGCGAAACGTCGACGCGAGGGAGTCGCAGTCAGCGGGCAGGCCGGAGCGACTCCAGGTGGCGAGGGGGAAGCCCGCCGAGAGCAGGCGCTGAGCCATGCGTCGGCCCATGGCCCCCAACCCGAGCAGCGCGATGCGCGGCTGACTTTGCGAAGTGTCTGGAATGAACTTGGGCATGGCTTCTCCTTTTGCGCTGCTCGAAGTGGCAGGCTCGGCGCTTGCGTCGCGCCGGTGAGTTGATTTGTATGCATTCCAAGTTCGGGTGACAGCACCGGCTTCATGTTAGGATTCATTCCAAAAGGGGAATCAATGGATCGCATCGAAGCCATGCGCTTGTTCACGCGGCTCGTGGAGCGCGGCAGCTTTTCGGCTGCGGCGAAGGACCTGAAGGTGAAGCAAAGCACCGCCAGCAAGTGGGTCGCGGAGCTGGAAGAGCAACTTGGGGTCAGCTTGGTGGAGCGCACCACGCGGGCAATCCGCATCACGGATGCGGGGCGGCGCTTTCACGCAGGCTGCCAGGCGGTGCTCGGCACCTTTGACGAGTTGAGCGCCGAACTCCGAGATCAGAGTCTGGAGCCGAGCGGCCACTTGCGCGTGAGCCTACCGGTGACCTTCGGCACCTGGTTCGCCGCGCCGCTGGTTGCGGACTACCTCACGTGTTTCCCCAAGGTAAGCATCGAGATCTTGCTGAGCGACCGCTACGTGAACCTCGTGGAGGAAGGCATCGACCTGGCGCTACGCGTGGGCGTGCCCGTAGACACCAGCGCCCGGGGTAGGCGTTTGCTCGACGGCGGACGCCGCTTGGTGGCTGCTCCGGACTATCTGAAGCGGCACGCAAAGCCGAAGGCCCCCGAAGATCTGGCGCAGCACACGTGCCTCCGCTTCAGCGAGGTGGGCACGGGCCCGGTGTGGAGTTTCACGGACGAGGATGGCACGCAGCACACAGTTAGCGTGAGAGGCCCGCACGCAACCAACAACGCGGAGGTGCTGCTCCTGATGGCGAAGCGCGGCATGGGGATCACGCTGCTCGCCGACTGGCTGGTGCGAGACGCCATCAAGCGCAAAGAACTGGTGGCGTTACTGCCAAACTTCGCGCCGCCGCCAGCGCCGATCTACGC
This Polyangiaceae bacterium DNA region includes the following protein-coding sequences:
- a CDS encoding LysR family transcriptional regulator, whose protein sequence is MDRIEAMRLFTRLVERGSFSAAAKDLKVKQSTASKWVAELEEQLGVSLVERTTRAIRITDAGRRFHAGCQAVLGTFDELSAELRDQSLEPSGHLRVSLPVTFGTWFAAPLVADYLTCFPKVSIEILLSDRYVNLVEEGIDLALRVGVPVDTSARGRRLLDGGRRLVAAPDYLKRHAKPKAPEDLAQHTCLRFSEVGTGPVWSFTDEDGTQHTVSVRGPHATNNAEVLLLMAKRGMGITLLADWLVRDAIKRKELVALLPNFAPPPAPIYALTPGNRYVSIAVRSLIAHLEAGLRRELRGA
- a CDS encoding NAD(P)-dependent oxidoreductase, with the protein product MPKFIPDTSQSQPRIALLGLGAMGRRMAQRLLSAGFPLATWSRSGLPADCDSLASTFRSDARQAVAEADIVLSMVRDDAASRELWLDSEHGALESIRKDTLVLECSTVTPDWALELGAAVEGAGGAFLDAPVLGSRPQAEAGQLIFLVGGEGTSLSRAEPIFEVCGSAHYPLGQPGAGARLKLVANALFAIQVATLAELLPTLAPPHSTASDRAPLLSPPIQAALERLPVLSPAALGALRGMLAAAFDPMFPIDLVAKDLGYASSQAGDAPLTAQAHEVFRAASDAGLGGLNLTAIAKRYG
- a CDS encoding LLM class flavin-dependent oxidoreductase: MTDTKQNERIGLVAFWKNYDRKLNLRAAQLADELGYDSFWLPEAWGYEIFSLLTEMAVHTKNIKLGTGIVNAYSRTPGLLAMHAATLDEVSEGRFIMGLGTSGKRVIEGFHGRPFDKPLTQVRDVIRVVRALLAGEKLSDAGAKLNDYRPFELAMTPVRKTVPIYVAALKQKSIESIGELADGWIPTFWPYQEFKTGMQWIENGAKKAGRDPKEITVAPFTTVIPTGGEMAKAQAKQIISFYIGGMGDYYKELLSGFGFKDECEKVDSLYKDKATRSQAADAVTDAMIDALAVTGDPKECVAELRRRREFGIGLPILNLPNGMPFEMVEMFIRAMAPNQ
- a CDS encoding alpha/beta fold hydrolase, which gives rise to MQLAPKQRRSLFADIQHRPSHRLRHRVATGDGWHIALYEYSPGKNVAKSDLPPVVLCHGAFSRFHIYDWGGGGGLAPYLAGLGRRVFAVELRGRGDSLPRSPRGRKRQYKQGWTIDDLLNHDVPATLDFVTRHTGAGQVDWVGHSMGGMLMLAHLSQAEDPRVRRVVTVGSADFRFLGENDKAGSHDPRKGERRRVDLAQLMSPITRRLPVIPARPFMRGLAVAAPWVPAKYKATAYHAPNVERGLERRYLWHGFTNVSSRKFREFIRLPDPEGLSRYQHPTLFIAGERDLLVPPRLVQRTFERAGSADKRYLLFSKDQGHSADYGHGDLLIGKQAPQEVFPHIAQFLSQEAGAVSRREGTAPTHEVRSFPLPHGITLVGDAYGDQRAYKAGKAPGVLLLHGGGQTRHAWGGSAEALARAGFYAIALDLRGHGDSSFAPNGEYHTDHFVQDLRALLELLPHRPALVGASLGGITSLATQDLEAAQGADACSAIVLVDITPKMEVDGIRRILEFMDARPDGFADLEEAADFIAEFLPHRKRPSNLNGLKKNLRQHPDGRWRWHWDPKLMRTWDPNSFDPTEGPKIHAERLAQARRLKVPTLLIRGKQSDVVSEAGAREFLEACPHAEFVDLTGATHMVAGDVNDHFSSAVVDFLNRATRRA